One Cedecea neteri DNA segment encodes these proteins:
- the ybfF gene encoding esterase, giving the protein MKLNARLQTAQQSNSNSPIVLIHGLFGSLDNLGVLARDLGKDHTLLQIDLRNHGLSPRSDDMSYAAMAGDVLDTLDEYGIEKATFIGHSMGGKVVMALTAIAPQRIDKLVMIDIAPVNYQVRRHDEIFAAIRAVSEAGVKTRQQAAQIMRDHVAEEGVIQFLLKSFADGEWKFNVPVLWQQYENIVGWQPVPAWPHPALFIRGGNSPYVDESHREALLSQFPQARAHVIAGAGHWVHAEKPDAVLRAIHRFIDAE; this is encoded by the coding sequence ATGAAATTAAATGCTCGCCTGCAAACTGCGCAACAATCGAATAGCAATTCCCCTATTGTACTGATCCACGGCCTATTCGGCAGCCTGGATAATCTCGGCGTTCTGGCTCGGGATCTGGGTAAAGATCACACGTTGCTGCAGATCGATCTGCGCAATCATGGACTGTCACCGCGCAGCGATGACATGAGCTATGCCGCAATGGCCGGGGACGTTTTGGATACCCTGGACGAATACGGCATCGAAAAAGCCACGTTTATTGGTCATTCCATGGGCGGCAAAGTGGTGATGGCCCTTACCGCAATCGCACCTCAGCGTATTGATAAGCTAGTGATGATCGATATTGCGCCGGTTAACTATCAGGTTCGCCGTCATGACGAAATTTTCGCGGCTATTCGCGCGGTCAGCGAAGCGGGCGTAAAAACTCGCCAGCAGGCGGCGCAAATCATGCGCGACCACGTAGCTGAGGAAGGCGTTATTCAGTTTCTGCTGAAATCCTTTGCTGACGGCGAGTGGAAGTTCAACGTGCCCGTGCTTTGGCAGCAATATGAAAATATCGTTGGCTGGCAGCCTGTCCCGGCCTGGCCACATCCAGCGTTGTTTATCCGCGGCGGGAATTCTCCGTATGTTGATGAAAGCCACCGCGAGGCGCTGTTAAGTCAGTTCCCACAGGCCCGCGCTCACGTCATCGCTGGAGCAGG